Genomic segment of Posidoniimonas corsicana:
GTCCAGCACGCCGGCCTTGTAGCCAAAGTTAAACACCGAGCGGGTGCGGGCAAGCTCGGGGCCCAGGGTCGTGGGCGCCCAGCCCTTCGCCAGGTCCGCGCGGTACTCGGCCAGCTCGTCCACCCGGAGGTCGTCGACCAGCCGGTGCTTCCCGAACGCCTTGATCAGCCGCCCGCAGGTCCGGTGGAGGTCCTGGAAGTGGCGGTTGGAGAGCTCGCCGCTGTCGACCATCGACTGCTTGGCGGTCAGGAAGACGTTGCAGAGCTCACGCAGCGACACGCCGTCCTCCCCAACCGCGCGGGGCTTGCGGCCGGCGTACAAGTCGTCGCGCTGGTCGAGGTACTGCTGCAGCGCCGCGTCGGGGTTCTCCCAGCGGTCGAAGTAGTAGAGCTTGCCGCGGATCTTCTTCGCCCAGTAGCCGCGCGCATGCGGGAACAGGGGGAAGTCGGGGTACGGCTTCTTGGGTTGGGTCTTCTTCTTTGCAGGGGCAGCTGTCGCCATCGGTAAGGCCTTGCGTAGGACGGGCATCCAGCGCATCCGGGAGGGCCGCTTGGCCCTAACAGGTGTACTACCGGGTGTACGCGCTGGCGCCGGCAATGCCGCCAGAGTGGCGAGAAACTCGAGAAACCCTTTGTTTTGTAGGGGTTTTTCGGAGCACGCCCAGCTGGATTCGAACCAGCGACCTACGGATTAGAAGTTCGCCGATAGCGCGTCTAACATCGCGCTAACATTCGTTTTCATCGGGAACGACGAACGCGCGCGAAGCGGTCCTCGCTAGTTGAAACCGAGGTTTGGTTGACACTTGTGTTGACACCTCGCGCGACGTTTCTTTAACGCCCCGATATCATGTAGTTGACCTTATCGGGGCTCGTGGTAATAATCCGCCAAGAGTCGCCGACCAAACGGCTATTAGTGCCCTGTCGCGACCAACAGCCTAGACCTAAACAGTGCTGATCGAGCGTCGTTTGCGAAGCGAGCGCGGCGGTTGGCAAGGTTAGGACAGTCTCCGCGTCTCCAGCTCCGCGGGAGCTGCGGCCCAACTGGGCTGCCAACGGGACGTTGACGAGCGAAGCCAGTGCGGCTGTGCCTACCAACGATGTGGATTTATCCATTCACGTCGTCGGTTCGCACTGCCGCTTTTTCGTTGCAGTTCAGGCCGACGACCAACCGTCGGAGAGACTGCAATGAAGACTCAGAGGCGGGCGAAGCCCCAACCCGCCGGCGTTATCGAGCCGGCCACTCTTTACACGCTGCCCGAGTTCAAGCGGGCGGCCGGCCTCGGCGACACCAGTATTCGCAACGCTCGGCTGGCCGGCGTCGTTCTCAAGACCTTGTGCGTCGGCCGCCGCAAGTACGTCCGCGGTAGCGACGGCATCGCCTACATCGAGAACCTGGCGCATCTGGCCGCGGCGGCCACTAGCCCGCAGGAGCAGGACTGATGGCCCTGGAGAATCTAGCGATCGAGCTCCTCGACAAGGACGCCGACACGCAGGCGCGGGCCTCTGTCGATCCGGCGGCGATCGACGACTACGCCGCGGCCGCGGATTCCGACGTCGTCCTTCCGCCGCTGGTGGTGTTCGGGCCGAGTCCCGACGGGCGGTACTTTATCGGCGACGGGTGGCACCGCCTCGAGGCCTACGAGCGGATCGGACGGATCCTCGTGACCTGCGACGTGCGCTCGGGAACGGAGCGGGACGCCCGGATCCACGCCGCGCAGGCGAACGCGGCGCACGGCGTCCGTCGGACCAACGCCGACAAGCGGCGTTCGGTCGAGATCCTCCTCGATGACGAGGAGTGGGGCCAGAAGTCCTCGAACATGATCGCGCAGGCCGCACGGGTGAGCGTCGACCTAGTGATCCGCGTGCGAGGCGAGCGGGGTGAACTAGGCGACGTTTCGGAAACGAAACGCGAGGATTCACTCGGCCGCAAGCAGCCAGCGCGCAAAAGGGCCACCCCAAAGCCCAAGACCGAGCCACAGAGCACTTCCGACGAGGACGAAGCGTTCTTCAAGGAGTGCGATCAGATCCGCGAGCGGGCCACCGAGAAGCCGTGCAAGCGGAAGAAGACTGGGCAGGAGGTAGACCCTGTCAGGTATCGCAAGGCCGCGAGAGCGGCGTTCGGGGCGTGGGTTCGCTCGGTCGACGACTGGATCTCAAAGGGCAACGTCTCGCAGGATTTGGCCGAACTGTTGAACCACTGCAACGACGAGATCGCCCAGCACGCCAAGGAATCTTGGGGCTAAGAAAAGAACCCCCGGCCGCGAAGCTACTCGGCCGAGGGTTCACGTAAGAGCGTCGCCATTGTAGCACGCCGAACACAACAACC
This window contains:
- a CDS encoding ParB N-terminal domain-containing protein; this encodes MALENLAIELLDKDADTQARASVDPAAIDDYAAAADSDVVLPPLVVFGPSPDGRYFIGDGWHRLEAYERIGRILVTCDVRSGTERDARIHAAQANAAHGVRRTNADKRRSVEILLDDEEWGQKSSNMIAQAARVSVDLVIRVRGERGELGDVSETKREDSLGRKQPARKRATPKPKTEPQSTSDEDEAFFKECDQIRERATEKPCKRKKTGQEVDPVRYRKAARAAFGAWVRSVDDWISKGNVSQDLAELLNHCNDEIAQHAKESWG